The sequence TTCTAACAGTAATGATTAGTGACTCACCAGAATGAGTTGTCTGGGGATCTTGTGGCATATCCATATCTGGAGGTCTTTTAAGAACTGGTTTGGCAAAGATGGGGAAATACATAAGTATAGGACTTATGTGGACTGGGTGAGGTGTCTGAGGTTTATTCTCCAGGGATGTGGGTAGCTTTCTTCTAGCAACACTTAATGCCACAACACCAAACCCAACAGCCTCCAGAGGACCTCTGTGGGGAGAGAGAGTAAGAAGTGCAGTGATGGAGCAGATGGACTGGTTCCTCCTCAAGGTGACGAGGACATCTTGGCACATGGAGCAATGCATTATTTGCTTACATATTGACAGAGATTTCCCCCTTGACAACTGAGTCACTTTGCACCTCTGTGCTGAGAGCATCAATCCTATGTTTGCTCGACTCCAGCCAAGGGAGTGAGGCTGTTGTGTTTCTCAAGTCAGTAtaagcactgccagcagtggCAGAAATCTGCAAGACCTCTGGTTCCCTGTGTTCAGAGTCACAGTGAGCACAGACTGAGTCCCCTTCCTGCCACTTCCATGGATATCCCTGCAGCCTTGAACAACTCGCTGGAACCTGCCAGTCTGGAGGAGGTGGTTGATAGTTTTTACGTGTTGCAAATTACTACTTCGTGGACAGGAGGAGTTATGCAGAAGCACTGCCCTGCCAGGCAGTCTAGTGCTAGAAGAAGCATCCACTGGAAGTTAGATTAATGGGGAGGGCACACCAAGGCTGATCTGTGCTGATAATCTCTGtggaaaaagaaggagaagcTTGTAGACCGCCCATGCCATTTTCCAGCCTGATATGTGGGTTTCTACACATTTTCCACTTGAATACCGATCCCATTCAGAAATTTGACAGCCATAGGCTGCACTGTTACCCACACAAATTGGCTTTTCTTTGACATCATTTGCAGATCCTTGAAGAGCGCTGTAGGGGTTTTACAGGGTCCCCCAGATCTATTTGTCATTGTAAAGGATTACTGCTGTTCTTGTGCTGCAATCACACGTGCCTCAGGCACAATACAAATGGTGATCTCTGCCTCTCAcaaagtttttttctctttttttgtgctgttcCAGGTGTCTGGTGATCTGTGCTCTTGCTCATCGTCAGCCAGTCCAACCCATTCTTCAGAGGCTCCAAGCAACCCATGATCCCCCATGACACCCTGCCACCTCCTGTGCCACCTCTTGTCCCAGAACATCTGTCCTTCTGCCTGTATTgagccctgcactgcagcccctCAGCCCCTGCACTGTTCCAGCCCTTGTCAGCCTCTAGGGATGGGCTCTGCCACCACACTGTCCTGCTAGATGGTGCCAAGATGCCACTTCCTTCCACCAGTCCTCAAGAAATGGAGGATAACTGAAGCTGCCTTAGATTCACCATTGTGCCCTTCTCCTCTTTCCATCCATCTTTGACATCATCTTCCTATCCCTGGTCTGAAATGTTAACTGAAAGAATTCATTACGAGACAAAACCTTTCTGAGATGCACTATCTTCAAGCCAGGAAACATCTGGAAAAATCTGTATGTGgtttgaaaaaaggaaaattgaacAAGCATGAGATACTCTAATGCTAACAGAAAGACCAAAAGGAACCTGAGGGCCCTGGAAAGCATTGTGTGGGCTGGGCTGGGTCCAtgcctgcagcagtgagctggaTCCAGAGCCTGGGGAGGTCTTGCAGTTGCTTGGGTGCTTCAGGACAAGCTGTGGCAGCCCACCATGCTGaggcctgctgctgtgctttgccaCCTGATTGGTAATGGGTGGCACATCCTCAGTGCTGTGACCCTATGAGTGACCTCCCATTGCTTGCCTGGTgctcagaaacattttcttcaatacTAACTGCATTCTCCAGGGTTCTGCCCTTCTGAGATTTAATTGGATTTatgtttctcttcccttttttttttttttaaactcccaATGGCTCTTCACTGGAAGATGTGTTTTGAGTGTAAATGTAACAGGACCTGCAACAGAACCTCTGATAATTAGATGTAATGGGCGCTGTCATTAGTGAGGGGGAGCTGCTGGTTTCTGTCAATTAGTACTGGAGAACACGATGTGCAGTATTTGACACACTGATGAATGCAAAGTGCTGCTTGTGTTTATTGCTCCTAGGTGCTCTGCAACGAAACCACGACTGTGCAGCCAGCTCTCCTGAGCTGGTCTTCTGGTTTCCTTGCTCTTTGGAGGTGCTTTTTAGTGGTGCTAGAACTGAGGTCCCTGTGCATCCACCACAGCCGCCTATCTGTGGGCAGATTGGTTCTTAATCCATCTGTGTAAGCCAAGCACAGGGGCTGAGAGAAGATACTTGATCTGTTTGATAGCTGTGCCttatctttttcacttttcctgtgTCCTCCCACCTGCCTTCCCCAGTGCAAGGACCCACATCTTTTATGAACGTGCTTTCCCTCatcttctcctcctttttttagGTGTGTGATAGTACCAAGGGGATTCAAAGCAACAGAGATGCTCCTGGAActtaataggaaaataaaacaaaacaggaaaaaaaaggttgtgaTTTCTCAGCAATTTCTTGGCGTGGGACTCTGAGCCGTGTGTGCATGTCCTGTGCAGACAGAGGCTGCAGTGATGAGTGTGTGTTATGCATGTCTGGTAAGCTCAGAGGCAGCATTTAGTCCTCGGGGATGTTTGTCACGTTGAAGTACTCTTTCATTTAGGTGCAAATCAAGGTCCAAAGCCTTGCGTGTTCTCTATCAGCTGCACTTGTCTCTTGCTTGTACCACCAGAGAATCCAATCTGGCAGAGGTCAATAAAGGTAAATCAGTCTCCAGTCTCCTTCTGCAAACCACAAGTTTACCAAGTCCCCATTCAAAGCAGCAAGACATAAATGGTTGGTGCTTGATCTAATCAGATAATCTCTCTAAATGCATAAGTGAGCAGGGCTTCTCCTTCCCCACAGAGCATGTGCAGCCTTGGTGCAGCCTTGTCACTGGGACAGCTGCCCCTTTGCTCCCCACGTGTTGCAAACCCTGAGCTCCATCTTTCATTCCTCTCCCCGGGCTGAGGTGGGAAGAACATGCAAAAATTAAACATCGGTTCATGCCCCCATCAGCAAGGCTGTGCGCTCTGAGCAGGGGAAGATCTGGCAGAATTGCCCTATATCCAGGTGTTATTttgcaaaaaatgttttgctgaagaCTTGCTTTTCTCTCCATCCCCTCTGTGCAGCAAGGTGAGACCACTACAGTGaattaatctgttttctttatttgttttagagAACCTCTTTGAAAAACCCATCTCCACACCCAGAATGAACTCCCCCCAGCCATGACAGCAGGGGAGGATCGAAATAACAagctcagggctgggagctgagtTCCTGGGGGAGCTGCTATTGCCGAGCACTGCCAGGCACAGAACTCCCACTAATTAGATGGAACAGTTAAGTGACAAAACCCACGCAGGGGTTGCTGAGGGGGCTGGTGGTGGGATTTGTAGCAGAGTGGATTTTCAGACAGCTGAAGGAACGCAACCCACATGCACTGTGTGAATCTCCATCCTTTGCTGGGGATGAGGGCTCAATGCGAGGGGCATGGAGGCACCTGGGGCTGATCCGGGGTGGGGGTCCATCCTGAGGCATCAAGAAGTGAATTCCTTAGAGATGCcctgagaaagagaaatgaatggGAAGAGGCAAATGCAGGGTGATATCTATCCAGCAACTGCCCAAACTTCAGACCTCCTCCAGGTTACTTTAATTCtattttcatctggaaaaaaaaaaaaaaggaaaaataaagcccTCCCACACACGGGGGACCGCGACCATTAACGAGAGCCCGCCGCTCATCACAAGAGCTGCTTAAAGAGCAGCGAGCCGTGTTTACCAGCACTCTGGAAACGAGCGTGAGAGCGCACGTTAAAATCCTAATTAAAGGCGAAGCCTTTCTCCTCTTGCGAGCGCTGCCCGGCTTGGCGGCTCCAGCTGTGCCAGATGTGCCCGCAGGTCTCCCACACAGCGACGCGTCCCGCCCGCGCACTCACCCCACCAGCCCAACGGGTTTCACTTTCAGAAATAGGAAGTTGGTGGCAGTGAGCTCCCAGACGCGTGCGGGTCGGGACGGAGGTGGAGAGCTGCCGGGCGCTGCGGCGCGGGGCCGACGGCATGAGCTCCCCGACCGCCCCTCGTTGTGCCTTTGGGAAGCGCCGGGGAATAGGAGCGTGGTGACATCCAGGCGCTGcatcctccagggatggagcagttTGTCCGCAAGCGTTTGACCTTCTTGACATCCTTCTGGAACAAGCTGTGGCCACGCTCAGGGCCGGATAGCTGCTCGCTGGGGTACTTTGGTTCCGATTCTGTTTCGCTGCACTCGGAGCCCAGCTGCGTTTCCTTCATCCCAAAGTCCTCTCTCTTTATCGCTTTATACGCTTTCACAGCCCGCAGTGCAGATGAACTGAGTGTAAATGCAGGGGACAAACTGCGTGTCCTCAGAGAAGAAGGGGACTATGTCTTAGCCAGGAAGCTGCTGGGGGAACCGGCCACAGGATACGTCCCTGCTGCATATGTGGCCAACCTCAGCCAGGGCACCTCTGCTCACCGACCGTAAGTATCCAACTTGTCTGTGTGTAGGGTGGGGGgtggccctgcagcagcacaacccTGCCCAGGAATGGCAATGGGAACCTTCatagggctgtgctgaggcttTGCCTGTCCCTGGGCATCCCTGCGAGGGAGCTGATAGCAGTGGGGTGGAGGGTTCAGGATGGTGGGCAAAGCCTGAGGACATGCTGGGAACAATTATGCTGGTCCCCCTCCTGTGTGCATCATTCCAGCACAGGAGTAGGAGTGCTCAGCTGAGACATGGTTCAGTGATGTACCAAAACAGGTCCCTGCTTGCTCTGGTTCCTTTTCCCTTTAAGGGGAGACTGTGTGAAGGGATGGAGCTGAGGAAATCACCAGGTCCAGCTTGTGTCAGCTCCAAAGAGCCTGTGAGAACAGAGAGAAGTGTTTGAGTTGAAAGCTGTCAGGATCCATTAGGACCAAGCCATGCTTACACTGTTCTGGTGCATCCCGGATGGGgttcctctccctgctgttgCCTCTCCCATCTGTGTGGAACTGGGTTACCATCCTCATCCAGGAAAAGCCTGGACTCATCCTTACATAAGGCAGCCCTGTCATGACATGCTGGGTAAAGTGTGCCCTGAGACATCGGTGCTCCCCGGCACTGAGTCAATGAGCCCTGAGGCCCCGACTCAGTGAGCAGGATGTGGGTGGGTGTGGGATCCCTGCACTCCCTCAgggctcctgcagcccctccatGCTGAGATAAAGGGGCACAAATTGCAACCAGAGCCCGTCCCTCGCTCCTCACCCTGCCTACACTTTGGGGCAAATTGGCTCGATTTGGGACTGCACCTGCAACATGCCTGGTGGGTTTGACTCCCTGCTGTGTTCCTATTGCATCTGCTGAAGTGGAGTGGGTGTTTGTGTCTGTGTATCTATATGTGTTCTGAGAGCAGAGGTGAGGGTGATGCCAAGGGGCAGCCGAAGCGAGCTGGGAGCACACAGACTGTGCGGAGCCACAGGTCTCAGCTGGGTGCTAATTTGCCTTGCTGCAGTAAGCCCATCATGGTTAATTTCCCACACAGCAGATGCTGGCAATCCCAGCTAATGATGAAACCTCCGGCTTTGCACATCCCAGCTGGAAGGAAGCAGCCTCTTCCTCGGGCTCCTGTGCGTCACACAGGCGTCGGGCCCCAATCACTGACCTGCCTTTTCTTGCTGGAGATTTCATGCATGAAAGAAGGGTTTGGTTGGGTACTCCCTCGTGGCTCAGCATTGCTGATAGCAGTGCATCTGGTGCAGCAAAGggcagctgcagtgcacagagctgtgggaggaaAACTCCCAAACTGGGGATCCATTTGGGGTCCCGTACCCTCCTTCCCAGCTGGGGCAATGTGCATCCTTTCCCTGGAAATGGAAATGGGCACTCCTGAGCCACCTTTGGAGCTGTATCCatcagaagggaaaagagaaagaacttCCCAATTTTGAGCATGGAGTGAAGATAAAACAGCCTATAGCCTTGCCCTGGTGCATGCAGAGGATGAACTCGAAATATGAATTATTTGGGTCTTGGGGCACGTGGCTACGAGCAGATTGTTTGGAGAGGGATGAAAGGCACCTTCTGCTGAGCATTCCAACgaaacacaaagaaagcatCTGAAGTTGGAAAGCTGTGATAAAATGCATCGAGTGCCTGTGAGAGCAGTGAAACAAAGCAGCCCTGGTGCAGTCACTATGATGTTTATTCttgctctgtgcacagcatgTACAGCACCACTGCACTCTGCCCCTACTGGGAATCTGTCCCAGCTCTGACTGCCCTCTACTCTCCCCCAGGTGGTATTTCAGCAAGATCAGTCGCAGTGAGGCCGAGCAGCTGCTCCTCTCGCCTCCCAACCAGCATGGCTCCTTCCTTGTCCGGGacagtgagagcagcaggggCGAGTACTCTCTCTCAGGTAATTTTGGGGTAATTACCCTGAGAAAATGAGCACAGAGAAAGGAGCCAGGCTGGTCCCCAGGAGCAGCTCAATCAacactgggagaaaaagagaaacatgctTGGAGTGCTCTACAGCACCTTGTTAAAAGGAGCTAACTGCTTCCTAAAAGCGAACAGCTGTATGTACGGATCACTGCATTACTGTGGCAAAGGAGAGTGCATAGTTTCCATTGAAGTATGAAAGCCATGAGCACGTTACAGCAGTTTAATGATGGTTTTGCAGCACTAACTCCTGGGATTTCGTTCTGGTGGCTTTTGGAGTCTGACTTTGGCTGCAAGGTGTCAGGGCCTGGTGTGCTCCTGTGCACAGCAAGTTGAGCGTGGGGAGTTTCAGGCCAGGCAGCGTCATTGCAATGTGGTCTGATCCAAGTCAAACATCTCCAGCTCCTGGCAAGCCatagctctgtgctgcagcatgctTTCTGCAGGTACAGCTGCTCCTGATTCACCAACCCCACGCGGCGATGAACTCAGACGCTCTCTGAGCAGCTCGTTTGCATGGGAATGGTTTCCTCTCATAAAgcatttcctctctgctccaGCACCGCCTGTAGCTGGCAGTCTGCTGAGCCAGGCAATGCCAGAAGGAGGGGTGAACCCTGGGACTCCTTTAGAAGGAATTAAATATCCCAGGAGAGGCAATGGAGGGGGCACTGGGGACATGGAAAGGAGCTGAGATTTTCCCCCTGGGCTTCCCCTGCAGTGCGCAACCACACCAAAGTCAGCCATTTCCGCATCTGCAagagccctgcaggcagcctgtACATCCAGAGGGGTCATCCCTTCCCTGACATGGAGGAGCTGCTTGCCTTCTACACCGAGAACTGGAAGGTCATCCAGAGCCccttgctgcagccctgcagccccacggTGCGTACAAGGCTGCCCCCCAGCTGCTTTCCCCTTTGGGCTTGGTTGGGTGGGTCAGAGACTAAAAGAcgtggaagaaaggaaagaagctaaATAGGGAAGATCAGAAATAACACGTATCCATTTGGGATTCAAGCTTTGTTAAACTAAAAGCTATAACATACTGTTAGCATAACTTCCAGGTCACATTCATTGGCTGTATTAAGGCTGGGCTTGGTGTTTCTGTGCATGGAGAGCTGCCTTGCCCAGCTTGTGGCCTGGCCAAAAGGCACAgccttttctgaaatgtttgctCCATGACAAAGACTCAAAACCACGTTGTTACAAATTCCTTCAATACTGAGTCTGGAAATAGCTGCTCTTCCAGATTTTTCCTAGAGAATAATAAGACCACTTGGTTTTCTATGGTTCTCATGCCAATTAGTGTGGCACTCATAAATCCAGCTATGGCACAAACCCCAAATTACTAGCTAACTCCCTGATAAGAATTGCATTTGCTAGTTATGgcttagaaaaaaacaattaaatatgTGAATAATTGGAGAGTGAAATAGGCTAAGAGATAAATGCTTAATGATTTGAAGCCTAAACCAGCCACAATATGTAATGatattaatttattcattttttattcattggtggaaatggagaaaaagccATCTTTGGGGGCTGATGAGGAGTTACTTATGCActgtcacagaaccacagaacggttgggttggaagggaccttacagcTCCCCAACCTCTATGCCAAGGGCTGGTTgacccccaccagctcaggttgcccatccatggcctcgggtacctccagggatgcatGACACCGATGCGTGGCCGATGCCCCCTGCCCTGCTTGGGACCAGCAGCTGACACAGGCTGTCCCAGTGGGTGTGAGCATGCCATGTCCCTTCTGCAGACCCCCCCGGAGAGGGATGGCTGGGAGCGCCCGCGCTGGGAGTTCACCCTGCGGAGGAAGCTGGGCGAGGGCTACTTTGGAGAAGTGTGGGAAGGACTGTGGAGGAACACAGTGCCTGTGGCCATCAAGATCATCAAAGGTGCGTGGAAGGGCAGATGATAATGGTGATCTACCGAGTGTCTTGTTTGCTGCCACGGCATTCATGCCCTTTTGTTTCCTGGTCCTCTTGGTCACTGTGTCTGTCTCATCAAGCAAACTGTGGTTGGACCTGGCATGTAGTCATGTATGTGCTGTGTCTCTACGTAATGGCTCAGCAGGTTTGTGATAAATCTCGATGGAACAATGACAATGAAAATGAGATCCAAAGCCCAGTGGCAAACATCTCATGGGTGTTTGGACCTGAGATGCAGGGTGTGCAAATACCAGGCTTGAGAGACGCAGGGAGGATAAAGGTCCTTATGTCAGATGGGAGGTGCAAAGCTCTGAAGGTCTGAGTGAGAAAGGGCTCACAGCAGCTTTCTCCGTCAGCTGACATGAAGGCAGAAGACTTCACCAAGGAGATTCAAAACCTGAAGCGCTTGAGGCATGAGAAGCTGATCCAACTGCACGCTGTCTGCTCACTGGATGAGCCTGTGTACATCATCACCGAGCTCATGCGGAAAGGCAACCTGCACAGCTACCTCAACAGTAagtcagtttatttttcttggcttttatttcctctcccaACCTGGTAATCAGACTTTGAGGGAAACAAGACCAACAGCTCCCACCAAGACCTGTTTTTCTGCCGGGTGTATCCCTCCTCCTCCAGACCTCTGGGCTGGAGCTCTGGCAGCAGTTGGTGCCAGAGGAGAAGGAGCTTGCAGGTAGGATGGGTTGGGAGCAGGCTTGCAGGGCAGCAGGTCACCTTCAGTTTTGACCAAGCTACAGACTTCTGCATGCTCTTGCAGCACAAGTTGCTCCTCAGGCTCAACACAGTCCCATTCCTGATGAGCACATGGCCATAATGAATGtaccacacagcacagccctgacctCAGATTTGACTTTTTCATGTTCCCCACATATCTTCTcccacactgctggcacagagtCTCCTTTCAAACCTGAACACcctaaaataaatgttactAGTTTGCCTCAAATGCCTGGATCATTTGGGTTGACAGGTCCTGAAGGGAAGTCCCTGGGCACCTCCCACCTGCTCAACATTGCCTGCCAGGTGGCAGATGGGATGAGATACCTGGAAGAGAAGCACATCGTCCACCGGGACTTGGCGGCCAGAAACATCCTGGTGGGAGAGGAGCTCACCTGCAAAATTGCTGACTTTGGACTGGCCAGGCTCCTCAAGGTCAGTCAGTGGGTCACTGAGCTGCCCCACACTGCAGCCATCATCTGTTGACCCCTTCCCATGGCCTCCAAGGCAAAGCcctaaaagcagcagctgcactcatCTTGCAAGCCCTCAAACACTGTCTCCCTTTGTTTTTCAGGATGACATTTattccaccagcagcagcaccaaaaTCCCAGTGAAATGGACAGCCCCTGAGGCAGCCAACTACCGCACCTACTCCCTCAAATCCGATGTCTGGTCCTATGGCATTCTGCTCTATGAAGTCTTCACATACGGGCAGATCCCATATGAAGGTAGGGCTGATGGTCCCTTCCAGTATCTTGCCCATGCTCTTCAAAAGTCAGAGTGTCAGGAGTTGTCATATTATCCCTTCTGCAGTGGAAGTGGAAGCACCTCCTGGCACATGATATGGTTATTGTTCAGGAGAATTTTGGTGTTTGCGGAGGGATCTGGAAGGTGGTATGGACTGAATGATCTCTCTCAAACCAAACCTGTGGCAGAAGCCGTTTCCAAGCAACACTCGTTGATCTCTTGGCCCATTACAGGTCTACCTTCAGTAAGTCCTTTGGGAACATTAAGGTGAAGGAAATCTTCTCTTCCATTGCAGGAATGACAAACCAAGAAACCATACGACAAATCACCAGGGGCTACCGCCTTCCCCGGCCCAGCTCCTGCCCTCCTGAGATTTACAGCATCATGTTGGAGTGCTGGAGTGGCAACACGGAGGAGCGGCCCACCTTCCTGGCACTGCGGGAGAAGTTGGGCTTCATCTACAGGCGGCTGCTCAACACCCTGTCCTGAGGGACCTTCCCATCCTTCCAGCAAAACTCCCTTTGGGCCAGCTCTTGCCAAACGTCTCCTTCCTTATGGTTGCCCTCCCATAGGACTTGAAGGAAAGCACGTGTCCCatccccctccccttctcccccctagaaaaacccaacaaacagCCCCTGGACCCTCTTGGTGAGGATGCAGGGAGGTGGccaagggaaaaggaaatgaaagtgtGAATTCATTACTGGAGCTTGGCTGTGCAGCAGTCTTGGAAAGCCCCATGGTAGTGAAGACATCACCCAGTTCACAGCTCCATTCAGCCAGTAGGTGGGAGGTTCCTGCCATCCCCACACCAACATGAAggtttgcagtttgtttttagTTGTGGCTCTGCTTGGTTTTCTTGTACTGTGTGTCTGGTGTCCTTGTCAATAAATGCATGTgcctccatccctgctgccttctgcacGCTGCTGTGCCAAAAGGCAGTGGGTTGCAACCAGTCCCACCCTTGCAAACCCAGATGGAAACATTTTGTGTGCAGACAGAAATGTAAGTGTCTTTGGTCTCTGTTTCTCCAGGTGGAAATAGGCAGCTCCTGTCCTGGCTGCTCCTCTCCAACTCCTTGCTTTGGTCACCTTCATGCCTTctcacagagccatagaatcatgaaggttggaaaagaccttcaagaccatCCAATCCAACgtcaacccaccccaccatacccactaaccatgtccctcagtgccatatcttCGTGTTTCTTGAACTCCTGCAGGTATGGGgatcccaccacctccctgggcatggtagggatgggttgacagttggaaaTAGAGGCAGCATTGCAGGTAAGACAGCTTCACCCTGTTATGCTGCAGTGTAGAGGCATTTAATTTATTGCTGTGGTTTCCTAAGGCCCCCTGGCTCCTGCAAACACCAGGCCTTGGTGTtacagctgcagggagagctaCCATGGTGGGATGAGGGATGTTTCAGTGCGCAAGGGGAGTGGAGACCCTGGAAAATAGCCAGGTCAAGTTTGGGATTTAGGGTCACAGCTGTGGTTCTTCTGCttgggagcagctctgagggTGCACAGATCTCCCCATGGGGCAAAGCCAAGAGATGCTTCCATAAGCTCACAGAGTCCTTTGGTGTGCATCATCCTGGGAGCCTCCTGAACTTCCTACTTATGGACCCAGGGGTACCATTTGTTCCTTTTGCCCACTCCACATACACTCTCCAAGGCTGGGCTGTCCCTGGCAGCACTGAAAGAAtccactgaaaaacagcagagggAGCAATGCCAAGATGCAGGGACAGTGGGTATGGAGTATGTGAAATCAAAAAGTttaagcactgctctgcttgtcTGAGAAGCAGCTATGTTTGCAACATAGCAGAAGAGAATCTGTGTTAATTGAGCAAGGCTCTGTGATCAGGGGCCTGGAAAAAGGGGAGGTGGAAATGCAGCCTAGGTGTGCAATACTCCAGGATCGGGGCACATTTCTTCTGAGCCCCCAGCAAATTCCTGAGCCCTCGGGAGCTGTGATGCTTGTGAGCTGTGTCCATGTCCAGGGAAAGGTGCAGCTCTGGACTCGACTGTTCCCATTGGGAAAAAGCAACCCATTGGGCTGCCTGTGGTGTTTGGCAATGGTTGCAAGAGGAAACTTTCATCCTGAAAGCATTTTGCAGTCTGATCGAGCACTTACATACAGCACAGTCTAATGTGAAACCAAAGTCTGAAGCTGCATCCAATAGGTGATGGATTTATTGCATGCCAGGAAGGTACTGGGACGTGTTCATGGCAGGAcctctgcagcagggcagacTGCAGGAGTTGCTGCCACGAGGTGGTGCTAAAAGTGAAGCAGAAGGTGCTGGGAATGCTCAGGGTTGCAGGTTGGAGCCTGCGTGCATTCGTCCTGCATGCggctgtcctgcagcagctcaccaTGCAGCAGCAATGTCACAATGCAGAGAGGGGGTGCGGGGATATGAGAACATAGCCAAGCTggcagtgctcacagcagcttctccttcctcctctgcagctgctgcactgcttaGGTTTGTCTCCAGCTTTGTCTGCTGGGTTCTGGCATTTCTCCGAGTCTATATTTGCTTTTGGAATGAAGGTGTAGCTGGGCAGgacttacattttcttttatcacAGGATCTCAGCCTCATCTCCCACGAGAGCTGGAGATGCAATGGGTGACCTGGCTGTGTCCTAGCTGCAGGGGCCCCGTTCCTTTCCAAATTGCCATAGGAAAGGCAGAACTGCAGACACGTGTTATTAGAGACATCCGCTGCTCTGTCTCAGCCTGGCACGTGTTCTCTACATGGACCCAAGTTGTCCAAGTGGCATTTGGAAACAGTGCCAGACTAAGGCAACGTATGAGAGCTATGTGTCATTTGTTCCTATTTTTAACGCCCCACTTGAGCCTTTGTGAAGGGTCAGAGAGAAGCAAagtttctgtaaggaaaaaaagaaatcccaaagTAGCAAAATGTAGGaggtggaagaaaatatttctcatacTGGGCTGTTGCAGGAGCTC comes from Lagopus muta isolate bLagMut1 chromosome 16, bLagMut1 primary, whole genome shotgun sequence and encodes:
- the LOC125701364 gene encoding tyrosine-protein kinase Srms-like, coding for MEQFVRKRLTFLTSFWNKLWPRSGPDSCSLGYFGSDSVSLHSEPSCVSFIPKSSLFIALYAFTARSADELSVNAGDKLRVLREEGDYVLARKLLGEPATGYVPAAYVANLSQGTSAHRPWYFSKISRSEAEQLLLSPPNQHGSFLVRDSESSRGEYSLSVRNHTKVSHFRICKSPAGSLYIQRGHPFPDMEELLAFYTENWKVIQSPLLQPCSPTTPPERDGWERPRWEFTLRRKLGEGYFGEVWEGLWRNTVPVAIKIIKADMKAEDFTKEIQNLKRLRHEKLIQLHAVCSLDEPVYIITELMRKGNLHSYLNSPEGKSLGTSHLLNIACQVADGMRYLEEKHIVHRDLAARNILVGEELTCKIADFGLARLLKDDIYSTSSSTKIPVKWTAPEAANYRTYSLKSDVWSYGILLYEVFTYGQIPYEGMTNQETIRQITRGYRLPRPSSCPPEIYSIMLECWSGNTEERPTFLALREKLGFIYRRLLNTLS